A region from the Rhodopseudomonas julia genome encodes:
- a CDS encoding MarR family transcriptional regulator, which produces MTILRSSQALRLWYEVTLSLVRAEEPDLTARQMTVLLIVYLEAPPHTVRGLAAKLGVTKAVITRALDTLGRHGLLTRKRDPKDMRNVLVQRTVDGALFLERFADLVVAKTEDVTR; this is translated from the coding sequence ATGACGATCCTGCGGTCGAGCCAGGCTCTGCGTCTGTGGTACGAGGTGACGCTGTCGCTGGTGCGTGCCGAAGAGCCGGATCTGACGGCGCGCCAGATGACGGTCCTCTTGATCGTCTATCTGGAGGCGCCGCCGCACACGGTGCGCGGGCTTGCTGCGAAACTTGGGGTCACCAAGGCCGTCATCACGCGCGCGCTCGACACGCTCGGGCGGCACGGGCTTCTGACGCGCAAGCGCGATCCCAAAGACATGCGCAATGTTCTGGTGCAGCGGACGGTGGACGGTGCGCTCTTTCTGGAGCGCTTCGCCGACCTCGTCGTTGCCAAGACCGAGGATGTGACACGATGA
- a CDS encoding leucyl aminopeptidase family protein: MSNHPVFVRAGDVGAEKGVTPVTVIEEEGLDAALAGLSDQHRRFADVSGFCAHSGDIALLPSADGGLERVLFGAGRGGLARNPFLTGKLAQKLPDGNYRLEGALGELRLAALGFALGGYRFTRYHGDAEMDRPRLVLPDDFDLDGLQQTADSVSLTRDLINTPANDFGPAELASAARRLAEETGADFALTEGEELARDYPLIHAVGHGSDRAPCLIDMKWGDETDPKLTLVGKGVVFDTGGLDIKPPSSMLLMKKDMGGAANVLGLARMIMLAGLKVRLRVLIPAVENSISGRAFRPGDVFPSRKGLTVEIGNTDAEGRLVLADALALADEEKPELVVSMATLTGAARVAVGPDIAPFFTDDEAVVEGLQAASKVEHDPVWRLPLWKPYDAWLSSEIADVNHISSNSFAGATTAALFLSRFVTESPAYLHFDIFGWAPKARALGPKGGEAQGIRALFAYCAERYGRG; the protein is encoded by the coding sequence TTGAGCAATCATCCAGTTTTCGTCAGGGCCGGCGATGTCGGCGCCGAAAAGGGCGTGACGCCCGTCACCGTCATTGAGGAAGAGGGGCTCGACGCAGCCCTTGCCGGTCTGAGCGATCAGCATCGCCGATTCGCGGATGTAAGCGGCTTTTGCGCCCATAGCGGCGACATCGCGCTCCTCCCGAGTGCAGATGGGGGCCTTGAACGCGTGCTCTTTGGTGCCGGGCGCGGCGGTCTTGCGAGAAATCCGTTTCTCACCGGCAAGCTCGCGCAGAAGCTTCCCGACGGGAATTACCGCCTTGAAGGTGCGCTCGGCGAACTGCGCCTTGCCGCCCTCGGCTTCGCGCTCGGCGGCTACCGCTTCACCCGCTATCATGGCGACGCAGAGATGGACCGTCCGCGCCTCGTCCTGCCGGACGATTTCGACCTGGACGGGTTGCAGCAGACAGCGGACAGCGTCAGCCTCACGCGCGATCTCATCAACACGCCTGCCAATGATTTCGGTCCGGCCGAGCTTGCATCAGCGGCACGGCGGTTGGCGGAAGAGACGGGCGCTGATTTCGCTCTGACCGAAGGCGAGGAACTGGCGCGCGACTATCCGCTCATCCACGCCGTCGGTCACGGCAGTGATCGGGCTCCGTGCCTGATCGACATGAAATGGGGCGACGAAACCGATCCCAAGCTGACGCTCGTCGGCAAGGGCGTCGTCTTCGATACCGGCGGGCTCGACATCAAGCCGCCGTCCTCGATGCTGCTGATGAAGAAGGACATGGGCGGGGCGGCAAATGTCCTGGGGCTCGCGCGCATGATCATGCTTGCCGGCCTCAAGGTGCGCCTGCGGGTTCTCATCCCGGCCGTCGAGAATTCCATTTCCGGCCGCGCCTTCCGCCCTGGCGATGTCTTCCCGAGCCGCAAGGGGCTGACGGTCGAGATCGGCAACACCGATGCAGAGGGACGGCTGGTTCTGGCCGATGCTCTGGCTTTGGCTGACGAGGAAAAGCCGGAGCTCGTCGTCTCGATGGCGACCTTGACGGGTGCCGCACGTGTTGCCGTCGGACCCGATATCGCGCCTTTTTTCACCGACGACGAGGCTGTCGTGGAAGGCCTCCAGGCGGCCTCCAAAGTGGAGCACGATCCCGTCTGGCGGCTGCCCTTGTGGAAGCCCTACGATGCGTGGCTCTCCTCCGAAATCGCCGATGTGAACCATATTTCCAGCAACAGCTTCGCCGGGGCGACCACGGCGGCGCTGTTTCTGTCGCGTTTCGTCACTGAAAGCCCGGCCTATCTGCACTTCGACATTTTTGGCTGGGCCCCGAAGGCGCGGGCGCTCGGACCCAAGGGGGGCGAGGCGCAAGGGATCCGGGCGCTCTTCGCCTATTGCGCCGAGCGTTACGGCCGGGGCTGA
- a CDS encoding tetratricopeptide repeat protein, with the protein MRMRPSQKSGAALLRTAAILSLVAFAAGCQSRQADAPRTTGSIGATQTLEVSDLSHDQALRAVQAWGARYSNDEKDRVAALNYAAALRAAGQPAQAVAVLRKAIIFHPKDRQVLAAFGKALAENGEFQEALATVQRAQHRDNPDWRLLATEGGILDSVGQNEQARQAYRQALVLAPGEPQILNNLGMSYTLTGELDEAEKVLRQAVANPSASAKVRQNLALVLGLQGNFREAEAIASQDLSPEEARANIAYLRAMLAQKDTWKDIKQAG; encoded by the coding sequence ATGCGGATGCGGCCAAGTCAGAAATCAGGTGCAGCGCTTCTTCGAACCGCTGCCATTCTTTCGCTCGTGGCCTTTGCGGCAGGCTGTCAGAGCCGGCAGGCCGACGCGCCTCGCACCACCGGCTCAATCGGCGCGACGCAGACGCTGGAGGTTTCCGATCTTAGCCACGACCAGGCGTTGCGCGCCGTCCAGGCCTGGGGCGCCCGGTACAGCAACGACGAAAAAGACAGAGTCGCGGCCCTCAATTATGCGGCAGCGCTGCGGGCGGCCGGCCAGCCGGCTCAGGCGGTGGCCGTCTTGCGCAAAGCCATCATCTTCCATCCGAAAGATCGGCAGGTGCTTGCCGCCTTCGGCAAAGCGCTCGCCGAAAACGGCGAGTTCCAGGAAGCGCTGGCGACCGTGCAACGGGCGCAGCATCGCGACAATCCGGATTGGCGCCTGCTCGCTACGGAAGGGGGCATCCTCGATTCCGTCGGCCAGAACGAACAGGCCCGTCAGGCCTATCGCCAGGCACTCGTGCTCGCCCCTGGCGAGCCGCAGATCCTCAACAATCTCGGCATGTCCTATACGCTGACCGGCGAGCTCGACGAGGCCGAGAAAGTGCTTCGGCAGGCGGTCGCCAATCCGAGCGCCTCGGCGAAGGTGCGTCAGAATTTGGCTCTCGTCCTTGGACTTCAGGGGAATTTTCGCGAGGCCGAAGCGATCGCCTCGCAGGATCTCTCGCCCGAAGAGGCACGAGCGAACATCGCTTATCTGCGGGCGATGCTGGCCCAGAAAGATACCTGGAAAGACATCAAGCAGGCCGGCTGA
- a CDS encoding type II secretion system F family protein has protein sequence MNLIQQNTDLFIALASALSVFSAIVVLAWPYLAGDNLSARMKQVSSERERIRARERAKMDAAKKQATLKPEPTRWVKNFVDRFNLLKQAEEGEIVNKLRMAGLRGQNPVLFFLAARLLAPLGMFIASGLYLFGLDPIDQPPTIKLVIVVAAAYLGYYLPGLYVKNRTTKRQTAIKQAWPDALDLLLICVESGMGIESAFRKVSEEIGHQSVELAEELSLTTAELSYLQDRRKAYENLGKRTGVEGVRAVVTSLIQAEKYGTPLGQSLRVLAQENRDMRMAEAEKKAASLPPKLTVPMILFFLPVLFAVIITPAAIQVMSMN, from the coding sequence ATGAACCTCATTCAGCAAAACACCGATCTCTTCATCGCCCTTGCCTCGGCGCTATCGGTGTTCTCGGCGATCGTCGTCCTCGCCTGGCCCTATCTTGCCGGCGACAATCTCTCCGCGCGCATGAAGCAGGTGTCGAGTGAACGCGAGCGCATCCGCGCGCGCGAGCGCGCCAAGATGGATGCCGCCAAGAAGCAGGCGACGCTGAAGCCGGAGCCGACGCGCTGGGTCAAAAATTTCGTCGACCGTTTCAATCTTCTGAAGCAGGCGGAAGAAGGGGAGATCGTCAACAAGCTCAGAATGGCCGGCCTGCGCGGCCAGAATCCTGTCCTCTTTTTCCTTGCGGCTCGCTTGCTGGCGCCGCTTGGCATGTTTATCGCCTCGGGACTTTATCTCTTCGGCCTCGACCCGATCGATCAGCCGCCGACAATCAAGCTGGTGATCGTCGTGGCGGCCGCCTATCTCGGCTATTATCTGCCCGGGCTCTACGTGAAGAACCGGACGACGAAGCGCCAGACGGCCATCAAGCAGGCCTGGCCGGATGCGCTCGACCTCCTCCTCATCTGCGTCGAATCGGGTATGGGCATCGAATCGGCCTTCCGAAAGGTGTCGGAGGAAATCGGCCATCAATCGGTGGAATTGGCTGAAGAATTGTCGCTGACGACGGCGGAACTCTCCTACCTCCAGGATCGGCGCAAGGCGTACGAGAATCTCGGCAAGCGTACCGGCGTCGAAGGTGTGCGCGCGGTCGTCACGAGCCTCATTCAGGCGGAAAAGTACGGTACGCCGCTCGGCCAGTCGCTGCGCGTTCTCGCTCAGGAAAACCGCGACATGCGCATGGCGGAGGCTGAAAAGAAGGCGGCTTCGCTGCCGCCGAAGCTCACCGTTCCGATGATCCTGTTCTTCCTGCCGGTGCTGTTTGCCGTGATCATCACGCCGGCAGCGATTCAGGTTATGTCGATGAATTGA
- a CDS encoding type II secretion system F family protein has protein sequence MLTPEMIKLALVGLIFLSVGGVVFALFSSGLGSSSRSQKRVEGVTARPLNTERKGGEEGRRRRSVEDTLREIEEQQKSKRSRKPTLVLRMRQAGFAWSTKTFTMICAVTSLLAITLLVFLGILPLVPAAGFGLGLGILLPYAYVNFRRQRRFKQFTAEFPNALDVVVRGVKAGLPLVDCMKIIAAEASPPVSTEFREIIEDQTLGMPLDEAVSKLPERIPLQEANFFAIVIAIQSRTGGSLAEALSNLSKVLRERKKMAGKIKAMSSEAKSSAMIIGSLPIIVGSIVYLTSPDYIALLFTTTLGHIVLVGAAIWMLMGILVMRKMINFDF, from the coding sequence GTGCTGACGCCCGAGATGATCAAGCTCGCACTGGTCGGCCTCATCTTCCTGTCGGTCGGGGGGGTGGTCTTTGCCCTGTTTTCGTCAGGGCTCGGTAGCAGCTCACGCAGCCAGAAGCGCGTCGAAGGGGTCACTGCGCGCCCCCTCAACACAGAGCGCAAAGGCGGCGAGGAAGGCCGCCGGCGCCGCAGCGTGGAAGACACGCTGCGCGAGATCGAAGAGCAGCAGAAATCGAAACGCAGCCGCAAGCCGACCCTGGTGCTGCGCATGCGTCAGGCCGGTTTCGCCTGGTCGACTAAAACCTTCACCATGATCTGCGCCGTGACCTCGCTTTTGGCGATCACTCTCCTGGTGTTTTTGGGTATCCTGCCGCTGGTGCCGGCAGCCGGTTTTGGCCTCGGCCTCGGCATTCTTCTGCCCTATGCTTATGTGAATTTCCGGCGCCAGCGCCGCTTTAAGCAGTTCACCGCCGAATTTCCGAACGCACTCGACGTGGTGGTGCGCGGCGTCAAGGCGGGTCTGCCGTTGGTCGATTGCATGAAGATCATCGCCGCCGAAGCCTCGCCGCCCGTCTCCACCGAATTCCGCGAGATCATCGAGGACCAGACACTTGGGATGCCGCTCGATGAGGCGGTTTCCAAGCTGCCTGAGCGTATCCCGCTCCAGGAAGCGAATTTCTTCGCCATCGTCATCGCCATCCAGTCGCGCACGGGCGGCAGTCTCGCCGAGGCATTGTCGAACCTCTCCAAGGTCCTGCGCGAGCGGAAAAAGATGGCAGGAAAGATCAAAGCGATGAGTTCGGAGGCAAAATCCTCGGCGATGATCATCGGCAGCTTGCCGATCATCGTCGGGTCGATCGTCTATCTGACGAGCCCCGATTACATCGCGCTTCTTTTCACGACGACGCTCGGCCATATCGTCCTCGTGGGCGCTGCCATTTGGATGCTCATGGGCATCCTCGTGATGCGCAAAATGATCAACTTCGATTTCTAG
- a CDS encoding CpaF family protein, with protein MFGKRSVTELEQGQRPKPSVEAPKKPAVSESAVKAATSAAPSLTPPPAPSKPAKIAARPRKSEEYYRVKTQIFGALIDTIDLSQLAKMDAEQAREEIRDIVNDIITVKNLVMSISEQEELLEDICNDVLGYGPLEPLLARDDIADIMVNGFEQVFIEVLGKVEETDIRFRDNAQLLNICQRIVSQVGRRVDESSPICDARLPDGSRVNVIAPPLSIDGPALTIRKFKKDKLTLDQLVRFGTITPDGATILQIIGRVRCNVLVSGGTGSGKTTLLNCLTRYIDHDERIVTCEDAAELQLQQPHVVRLETRPPNLEGEGEVTMRDLVKNCLRMRPERIIVGEVRGPEAFDLLQAMNTGHDGSMGTLHANSPREALSRIESMITMGGYALPSRTIREMMVSSIDVIVQAARLRDGSRRITHITEVLGMEGDVIITQDLFVYDILGEDPGGRVLGRHRSTGIGRPAFWDRARYFNEEQRLAAALDAAEADEPMRA; from the coding sequence ATGTTCGGCAAGCGCAGCGTCACGGAGCTTGAACAAGGGCAGCGACCGAAACCTTCGGTCGAGGCGCCCAAGAAGCCTGCCGTATCCGAGAGCGCTGTGAAGGCGGCGACCTCGGCTGCGCCCAGCCTGACGCCGCCGCCCGCTCCGTCAAAGCCGGCGAAAATCGCTGCACGTCCGCGCAAATCGGAAGAGTATTATCGCGTTAAGACGCAGATCTTCGGCGCGCTGATCGACACGATCGACCTGTCGCAGCTTGCCAAGATGGACGCCGAGCAGGCGCGCGAAGAAATCCGCGACATCGTCAACGACATCATCACGGTGAAGAACCTGGTGATGTCGATCTCCGAGCAGGAGGAATTGCTCGAAGATATTTGCAACGATGTTCTCGGCTATGGGCCGCTCGAGCCGCTGCTGGCGCGCGACGACATCGCCGACATCATGGTCAACGGCTTTGAGCAGGTCTTCATCGAAGTGCTGGGCAAGGTGGAGGAAACGGACATCCGCTTCCGCGACAACGCCCAGTTGCTCAACATCTGCCAGCGCATCGTCAGTCAGGTCGGCCGCCGGGTCGACGAATCGAGCCCGATCTGCGACGCGCGCCTGCCCGATGGATCGCGCGTCAACGTTATCGCCCCGCCTTTGTCGATCGACGGGCCTGCTCTCACCATTCGAAAGTTCAAAAAGGACAAGCTCACCCTCGATCAGCTCGTCCGCTTCGGTACGATCACGCCGGACGGCGCGACCATTCTGCAGATCATCGGTCGGGTGCGCTGCAACGTTCTCGTTTCCGGCGGCACCGGTTCGGGCAAGACCACGCTGTTGAACTGTCTGACCCGTTATATCGATCACGACGAGCGTATCGTCACCTGCGAGGACGCAGCCGAACTGCAATTGCAGCAGCCGCATGTCGTGCGTTTGGAGACGCGCCCGCCGAACCTCGAAGGCGAGGGTGAGGTGACGATGCGTGATCTCGTCAAGAACTGCCTGCGCATGCGCCCGGAACGTATCATCGTCGGCGAGGTGCGCGGACCGGAAGCCTTCGACCTCTTGCAAGCCATGAATACGGGCCATGACGGTTCCATGGGAACCTTGCACGCCAACTCGCCGCGCGAAGCCCTGAGCCGCATCGAATCGATGATCACCATGGGCGGCTATGCACTGCCCTCGCGTACGATCCGCGAAATGATGGTTTCGTCGATCGACGTCATCGTCCAGGCCGCCCGTCTGCGCGATGGCTCGCGCCGCATCACCCACATCACCGAGGTGTTGGGTATGGAAGGCGATGTCATCATCACGCAGGACCTCTTTGTCTACGATATTCTCGGTGAGGATCCCGGCGGTCGTGTCCTCGGTCGCCACCGCTCGACCGGCATTGGTCGCCCCGCCTTCTGGGACCGGGCGCGCTATTTCAACGAAGAACAGCGCCTTGCCGCCGCTCTCGACGCCGCCGAGGCAGACGAGCCGATGCGCGCATGA
- a CDS encoding AAA family ATPase, translating to MSSTDFDDPFAEDGPEPETTDRADIKPVPRVTIQAFCDTPEVAATFDMACSDRRMSRAHCKVHTGGLGAACEFYRSAPTPNLIVVESRLEKEDLLARLDELAEVCDAGTKVLVIGHSNDVATYRELIRRGVSEYLVAPIDVMAVIRAIADIYSEEGSAKLGQVFAFIGAKGGVGSSTIAHNLASTMASVFASDVILADLDLPFGTAGLDFNEDPPQGMADAVFGSDRLDEVLLDRLLTKCQEHLSLLAAPATLDKTYDFDEEAFDHVLDLVQSNVPTVVLDLPHLWTSWARKTLLAADEIVITATPDLANLRNTKNLVDFLKQARPNDAPPRLVLNKVGVPRQPEIKADDFAAALQLPTSGVIPFDPLLFGTAANNGQMIAEASAKSNINEIFTDLAQVITGRKETKHGRKTGLLLGPLLEKLKSKPKPKRAA from the coding sequence ATGAGCAGCACCGATTTCGACGATCCCTTTGCTGAGGACGGGCCTGAGCCGGAGACGACGGACAGGGCGGATATCAAGCCGGTTCCGCGCGTTACCATCCAAGCATTCTGTGACACGCCGGAAGTCGCCGCCACTTTCGATATGGCATGCTCCGATCGGCGTATGTCGCGCGCGCATTGCAAGGTGCATACCGGGGGCCTTGGTGCGGCCTGCGAGTTTTACCGATCCGCGCCCACCCCCAATCTGATCGTGGTCGAGAGCCGTCTGGAGAAAGAAGATCTTCTGGCGCGCCTCGATGAGCTGGCGGAGGTCTGCGATGCGGGCACGAAGGTTCTCGTCATCGGCCATTCCAATGATGTCGCGACCTACCGTGAGCTGATCAGGCGTGGCGTCAGCGAATATCTGGTCGCGCCGATCGATGTGATGGCGGTGATCCGTGCTATCGCCGATATTTACAGTGAAGAAGGAAGCGCCAAACTCGGGCAGGTATTTGCCTTTATCGGCGCCAAAGGCGGCGTCGGCTCGTCGACAATCGCCCACAACCTCGCCTCGACGATGGCGAGCGTCTTCGCTTCCGACGTCATCCTGGCCGATCTCGATTTGCCTTTCGGGACTGCGGGGCTCGATTTTAACGAGGATCCGCCGCAGGGCATGGCGGATGCCGTCTTCGGCTCCGACCGCCTCGACGAAGTTCTCCTCGATCGCCTTCTGACCAAGTGCCAGGAGCATCTGAGCTTGCTTGCTGCCCCCGCGACGCTCGACAAGACCTATGATTTCGACGAAGAGGCCTTCGATCACGTCCTAGATCTCGTGCAGTCGAACGTGCCGACGGTGGTGCTCGACCTGCCGCACCTTTGGACCTCTTGGGCGCGCAAGACCTTGCTCGCGGCCGACGAAATCGTCATCACCGCGACGCCCGATCTCGCCAATCTGCGCAACACCAAGAATCTGGTCGATTTCCTCAAGCAGGCGAGGCCCAACGATGCGCCTCCAAGGCTCGTATTGAACAAGGTCGGTGTGCCGCGCCAGCCTGAGATCAAGGCGGACGATTTTGCCGCCGCGCTGCAATTGCCGACAAGCGGCGTGATCCCCTTCGACCCGCTTCTTTTCGGGACGGCCGCAAATAACGGCCAGATGATTGCCGAGGCGTCGGCGAAATCCAATATCAATGAAATCTTCACGGACCTGGCGCAGGTCATCACCGGCCGCAAGGAGACCAAGCACGGGCGCAAAACGGGTCTCCTCCTGGGGCCTTTGCTGGAGAAGCTGAAGTCGAAGCCCAAACCGAAGCGGGCCGCCTAA
- a CDS encoding CpaD family pilus assembly protein, which translates to MQSFACHGRRSGATAAFALVLSVWLLAGCQSRNLDQAGLERQDYRLRHPIMVSEEAETLDIPIGMRGGHLSPEIKDAIYDYALGYRDTGIGSVTVQVPSGSGNDIAAAAASRAIRAAVLEAGVEPGLVRVAPYRSNASRAAPVRLSYLKVKAVTPKCGVWPDDVTATMDNREYHNFGCASQHNLAAMVANPADLLQPRQMSPANATRRAKVLQDYASGSETKSGIGLITSGLGD; encoded by the coding sequence ATGCAATCCTTCGCATGTCATGGCCGCAGGAGTGGAGCGACAGCAGCGTTCGCGCTCGTTCTCTCTGTCTGGCTCCTGGCCGGTTGTCAGTCACGAAATCTTGACCAAGCCGGACTCGAGCGGCAGGATTATCGGCTGAGACATCCCATTATGGTTTCGGAGGAGGCTGAGACGCTCGACATCCCGATTGGGATGCGTGGCGGTCATTTGTCTCCCGAGATCAAAGATGCGATCTACGATTACGCCCTCGGTTACCGTGACACAGGCATCGGTTCAGTGACCGTTCAGGTGCCGAGCGGCTCCGGCAATGACATTGCGGCCGCGGCGGCCTCGCGCGCCATCCGCGCGGCGGTCTTGGAGGCTGGGGTGGAGCCAGGACTTGTGCGCGTTGCGCCCTATCGCAGCAACGCGAGCCGCGCGGCCCCGGTGCGTCTGTCCTATTTGAAGGTCAAGGCGGTGACGCCGAAATGCGGCGTCTGGCCGGACGACGTGACCGCCACGATGGACAATCGCGAATACCACAATTTCGGCTGCGCATCGCAGCATAATCTTGCCGCTATGGTGGCCAATCCTGCTGATCTGTTGCAGCCGCGACAGATGTCTCCGGCGAATGCGACAAGACGCGCGAAGGTCCTTCAGGATTATGCTTCGGGCTCCGAAACCAAGTCCGGCATAGGCTTGATCACCAGCGGCTTGGGAGATTGA